Proteins found in one Lycium ferocissimum isolate CSIRO_LF1 chromosome 6, AGI_CSIRO_Lferr_CH_V1, whole genome shotgun sequence genomic segment:
- the LOC132060549 gene encoding cuscuta receptor 1-like has protein sequence MTTKIVSRWLLILFIANGWWCCNSCWKEERTALLQLKANINYKIARDYLPSWVANETSDCCRWDGIVCSNKTRRVTELSIIVEKKNQEEQFSTRTGRYTDDSILENWLFNASLFIPFKNLKALLLPELSLAGWVKNEGFEKLRRLRKLETLDLSGNNFNRSIFESISQLSSLKSLNLSYNTIGSGANI, from the exons ATGACAACCAAGATAGTATCTCggtggttgttgattttattcataGCAAATGGATGGTGGTGTTGTAATTCTTGTTGGAAAGAAGAAAGGACTGCTCTCTTGCAACTCAAGGCAAACATAAACTACAAGATAGCCCGCGATTATTTGCCATCATGGGTGGCTAATGAAACCTCAGATTGTTGTCGATGGGACGGAATTGTTTGCAGCAATAAGACCAGAAGAGTCACTGAGTTGTCCATTATTGtcgagaaaaaaaatcaagaagaacaatTTAGTACTCGTACTGGTAGATATACTGATGATAGTATTTTGGAGAACTGGCTTTTCAACGCATCTTTATTTATTCCCTTCAAAAATCTCAAAGCTCTGCTCCTCCCTGAACTTTCATTGGCCGGTTGGGTGAAGAATGAAG GCTTTGAGAAACTGAGACGACTGCGAAAACTGGAAACACTTGATTTATCAGGGAACAACTTCAATCGCAGCATCTTTGAGTCTATTAGTCAACTTTCATCTCTCAAGTCATTGAACCTCTCATACAACACAATTGGATCAGGTGCCAACATATAG